A stretch of the Vigna radiata var. radiata cultivar VC1973A chromosome 7, Vradiata_ver6, whole genome shotgun sequence genome encodes the following:
- the LOC106767049 gene encoding uncharacterized protein LOC106767049, whose protein sequence is MDVRLKSFLGFAANHSANAFKILGNSMQAEGRGADQYGTDTILRLDSPGSSIPTHVPSSKGTKRKWDLIDGCMGQRVDSSLSLGLGRSTSSSDSKGSSAAACTAVSSAKDVDEESSMDIELDFSLHLGCEKVQSQKKLVNSSLKTLELQPKFDLELSLSTGPCESDITSIHLNPSPLQLNMEMPLAFSGTQNTDEGSTSCSWKPGIVLPASKTSSNTGTSFLLNQASEQFDHSPVVLDLSSTRPKSSVTCTSGLTQQQQPLRPSNSKTCQVEGCGKGARGASGRCISHGGGRRCQKPGCHKGAEGRTVYCKAHGGGRRCEFLGCTKSAEGRTDFCIAHGGGRRCSHEGCTRAARGKSGLCIRHGGGKRCQRENCTKSAEGLSGLCISHGGGRRCQAPGCTKGAQGSTMFCKAHGGGKRCTAPGCTKGAEGSTPYCKGHGGGKRCTYQGGGVCTKSVHGGTNFCVAHGGGKRCAVPGCTKSARGRTDHCVRHGGGKRCKFVGCGKSAQGSTDFCKAHGGGKRCSWGHPGSEYGIQQDGPCNSFARGKTGMCALHSGLVHDKRVHGGISLASVVQNPHSSKTDELKQLLVDKNMDIDMMKIGSSLGSAATCSDFKQFEAVTAHVSAKEGGHLPMSVAVPEGRVHGGSLMAMLTGSSSRGTSSGRSLVSDPSEPIKGYPMPQNWMES, encoded by the coding sequence ATGGACGTGAGGTTGAAGTCATTTTTGGGATTTGCTGCTAATCATTCTGCAAATGCATTCAAGATTTTGGGCAATTCTATGCAAGCTGAAGGAAGGGGAGCTGATCAGTATGGTACAGATACCATCTTACGACTTGATTCCCCTGGTTCTTCAATTCCCACCCATGTGCCCTCTTCTAAGGGAACAAAAAGGAAGTGGGATTTAATTGATGGATGTATGGGTCAAAGAGTCGACTCATCTTTGTCACTTGGGCTTGGGCGTTCAACCAGTTCCTCTGATAGCAAGGGGAGTTCGGCTGCTGCTTGCACAGCTGTGTCTTCAGCCAAAGATGTTGATGAGGAATCATCTATGGATATTGAACTGGACTTTTCTCTCCATCTTGGCTGTGAGAAGGTACAAAGCCAGAAGAAACTTGTTAATTCAAGTTTGAAGACACTGGAGCTGCAACCAAAATTTGATTTGGAATTAAGCCTTTCTACTGGGCCCTGTGAGTCAGATATTACAAGCATACATCTAAATCCTTCACCTCTTCAATTGAATATGGAGATGCCATTAGCGTTCAGCGGGACACAGAATACAGACGAGGGATCAACTTCATGTAGTTGGAAGCCAGGGATTGTTTTGCCAGCTTCAAAGACGTCATCAAATACAGGCACTAGTTTTCTTCTAAATCAGGCTTCAGAGCAGTTTGATCATAGTCCCGTTGTTCTGGATCTCTCGTCAACCAGGCCTAAAAGTTCAGTTACCTGCACTTCCGGGCTTACACAGCAGCAACAGCCACTGCGCCCCAGTAATTCAAAAACATGTCAAGTGGAGGGATGCGGAAAGGGTGCCAGGGGTGCTTCTGGAAGATGTATATCTCACGGTGGGGGTAGGAGGTGTCAGAAACCTGGCTGCCACAAAGGAGCCGAGGGTCGTACGGTTTATTGCAAGGCACATGGAGGTGGCAGGCGATGTGAATTCCTTGGTTGCACAAAGAGTGCAGAAGGACGTACAGATTTCTGTATTGCCCATGGTGGTGGCCGGAGATGCAGTCATGAAGGCTGTACCCGGGCTGCCAGAGGGAAATCTGGATTGTGCATACGACATGGTGGTGGTAAGAGGTGCCAGAGAGAAAACTGCACCAAGAGTGCCGAAGGTCTATCAGGCCTTTGTATCTCACATGGTGGAGGTCGTCGATGCCAGGCTCCTGGCTGTACAAAAGGGGCACAAGGGAGCACAATGTTTTGCAAAGCACATGGTGGGGGAAAACGGTGTACAGCACCAGGGTGCACCAAAGGCGCTGAGGGGAGCACCCCATATTGCAAGGGCCATGGAGGGGGAAAACGCTGTACGTATCAGGGTGGTGGAGTATGTACTAAAAGTGTGCATGGAGGTACCAACTTCTGTGTGGCACATGGGGGTGGAAAGAGGTGTGCTGTACCAGGATGCACAAAAAGTGCTAGAGGAAGGACTGATCATTGTGTCCGCCATGGTGGAGGCAAGAGATGCAAGTTTGTAGGGTGTGGAAAGAGTGCTCAAGGAAGCACTGACTTTTGCAAAGCACATGGGGGAGGCAAGAGGTGCTCTTGGGGCCATCCTGGTTCAGAGTATGGCATTCAACAGGATGGTCCCTGCAATTCGTTTGCAAGGGGGAAAACAGGTATGTGTGCTCTTCATAGTGGGCTGGTGCATGATAAGAGGGTTCACGGAGGTATCTCACTGGCATCTGTTGTTCAGAATCCTCATTCGAGTAAAACAGATGAACTAAAGCAGTTACTCGTTGACAAAAACATGGATATAGATATGATGAAAATAGGGAGTAGCCTTGGTTCGGCTGCAACCTGCTCTGACTTCAAGCAGTTTGAAGCTGTAACTGCTCATGTCTCAGCCAAGGAAGGTGGTCACTTGCCAATGTCAGTTGCTGTTCCTGAAGGCAGGGTGCATGGTGGAAGTCTGATGGCAATGCTGACTGGGAGTTCTAGCCGTGGCACAAGCAGCGGGAGAAGTCTAGTTAGCGATCCATCTGAACCAATCAAAGGTTATCCCATGCCCCAGAATTGGATGGAAAGCTAG
- the LOC106767050 gene encoding calcium-dependent protein kinase 1, whose amino-acid sequence MGNCSSSSNGGGAASSTTTYSDDLPQRNGITVLPPNTNPSPPPPKPQASSSLGRVLGRPMEDVRSIYIFGRELGRGQFGVTYLVTHKVTKEQFACKSIATRKLVNRDDIDDIRREVQIMHHLTGHRNIVELKGAYEDRHSVNLVMELCAGGELFDRIITKGHYSERAAANSCRQIVTVVHNCHSMGVMHRDLKPENFLLLNKNDDSPLKATDFGLSVFFKPGDVFRDLVGSAYYVAPEVLKRSYGPEADIWSAGVILYILLSGVPPFWAENEQGIFDAILRGHIDFASDPWPSISTSAKDLVKKMLRADPKERLSAVEVLNHPWMRVDGDASDKPLDIAVLSRMKQFRAMNKLKKVALKVIAENLSEEEIIGLKEMFKSMDTDNSGTITFEELKAGLPKLGSKLSESEVRQLMEAADVDGNGTIDYIEFITATMHMNRMEREDHLYKAFEYFDDDKSGYITMEELESALKKYNMGDEKTIKEIIAEVDTDNDGRINYDEFVAMMRKGNPDINHITQRRRK is encoded by the exons ATGGGTAactgcagcagcagcagcaacgGCGGCGGTGCTGCCTCCTCAACCACTACTTACTCCGACGACCTTCCCCAGCGCAACGGCATCACCGTCCTACCCCCGAACACGAACCCTTCACCCCCACCCCCGAAGCCACAAGCGTCGTCCTCGCTGGGCCGGGTGCTGGGCCGGCCTATGGAGGATGTCCGGTCAATTTACATCTTCGGGCGCGAGCTGGGCCGTGGGCAGTTCGGCGTGACGTACCTGGTGACCCACAAGGTCACGAAGGAGCAGTTCGCGTGCAAGTCGATCGCAACGCGCAAGCTCGTGAACCGCGACGACATCGACGACATCCGGCGGGAGGTCCAGATCATGCACCACCTCACCGGCCACCGCAACATCGTGGAGCTCAAGGGCGCCTACGAGGACCGCCACTCCGTCAATCTCGTCATGGAGCTCTGCGCTGGCGGCGAGCTCTTCGACCGCATTATCACCAAAGGCCACTACTCCGAGCGCGCCGCCGCCAACTCCTGCCGCCAGATCGTGACGGTGGTGCACAATTGCCACTCCATGGGCGTGATGCACAGGGACTTGAAGCCCGAGAATTTCTTGCTGCTCAACAAGAACGATGATTCCCCTCTCAAGGCCACGGATTTTGGTCTCTCAGTCTTCTTCAAGCCAG GAGATGTGTTTAGAGACCTTGTTGGGAGTGCTTACTATGTTGCTCCTGAGGTGTTGAAAAGAAGTTATGGGCCAGAGGCTGATATTTGGAGTGCTGGGGTTATACTGTACATTCTGCTTTCTGGTGTTCCACCTTTTTGGGCAG AAAATGAACAGGGTATCTTTGATGCTATTCTTCGTGGACATATTGATTTCGCATCGGATCCTTGGCCTTCCATATCAACTAGTGCTAAAGATCTGGTCAAGAAGATGCTGCGAGCTGACCCTAAAGAACGACTTTCAGCAGTTGAAGTACTGA ATCATCCCTGGATGAGAGTGGATGGAGATGCATCTGACAAGCCTCTTGATATTGCTGTTTTATCCAGAATGAAACAATTCCGAGCAatgaacaaactaaaaaaagtagCCCTGaag GTTATTGCTGAAAATCTTTCTGAAGAAGAAATTATTGGCTTGAAGGAAATGTTCAAATCCATGGATACAGATAACAGTGGAACAATCACATTTGAGGAGTTGAAAGCTGGTCTCCCAAAACTGGGTAGTAAACTTTCTGAGTCCGAAGTTAGGCAGTTGATGGAAGCG GCTGATGTAGATGGAAATGGAACCATTGATTACATTGAATTTATAACTGCTACCATGCACATGAATAGAATGGAAAGAGAGGATCATCTATATAAAGCCTTTGAATATTTTGACGATGATAAGAGCGG TTACATCACAATGGAAGAGTTGGAATCTGCCCTCAAGAAGTATAACATGGGTGATGAGAAAACAATAAAGGAGATCATTGCTGAAGTTGATACTGACAAC GATGGAAGAATTAACTATGATGAGTTTGTAGCAATGATGAGGAAAGGCAACCCAGACATAAACCACATAACCCAAAGACGTCGCAAATAA
- the LOC106767048 gene encoding potassium transporter 3 gives MSSDASRERGASDVVERKFQCRTLLFLAYQSFGFLFGDLSLSPLYVYQSIFSGRLKQVQNEDAIFGAFSLIFWTLSIVSLLKYSVILLSVDDNGEGGIVALYSQLCRNAKFCLLPNHQASDEELSTYLKLGSSNRSIPPSPLKRFIEKHKSTKKALLIFVLLGACMVICVGALMPAISVLSSIKGLEIEAKIANKSVLSRISCVLVIGLFVMQHRGSYKVAFVFPPIIILWLLTIFMIGIYNVIKWNPRIYGALSPHYIYKFFRLTGKGGWVNLGGVFLCVTGTEAMFGDLGYYRQIPLRVAFYCVIYPCLVLQYMGQAAFLSKNLSAVHISFYASIPDVLFWPVFVVSALAAVVSSQAVIASAFSTVQQCHAFECFPRVKAVHSRRWIPGQTYIPEINWILMIISLAVTVGLGDINRIGHAYGIAHLILVFVTTCLTSLAIILVWNRSLIIALAFALSFGSIEILFLSSYSLKILKGGWIPLVLSAVFMVVMYAWHYGSRKRYLFDTHNKVSTRTILALGPSLGIVRVPGMGLIYTGLATGIPASFTHFLTNLPAFYQVVVFVCVKTVPVAWVPREERYLIGRIGPKSYRLYRCIVRNGYKDVCNDENDFENELVMSIAEFIQLEAEGCSGKAEGSADGRMAVVRTSGKFGTRLLMSESSAFQEGNNINLPGALTVTSSKSPILKRLRAMYERESPEHITRRRIRFELQNVIYYDPRVKEELMELVEAKCTGAAYVIGHSNVKANWNSSFIKKFAIDLYSFLRKNCRAPVVGLNIPSISLIKVGMNYNV, from the exons ATGAGCTCAGATGCGAGTAGAGAACGAGGTGCATCAGACGTG GTAGAGCGGAAATTTCAATGTAGAACACTTTTGTTTTTGGCATACCAAAGTTTTGGCTTTTTGTTTGGTGACCTGAGCCTATCCCCACTTTATGTCTATCAAAGTATTTTTTCTGGAAGACTAAAACAAGTCCAGAATGAAGATGCAATATTTGGCGCATTTTCTTTGATATTTTGGACTCTTTCAATTGTTTCTTTATTGAAGTATTCAGTTATTCTTTTAAGTGTAGATGATAATGGCGAAG GGGGAATTGTTGCTTTGTATTCACAGCTTTGCAGAAATGCAAAATTTTGTTTGCTTCCTAATCATCAAGCTTCTGATGAGGAGCTTTCTACATATCTCAAACTTGGTTCCTCAAATAGAAGTATACCACCATCTCCTTTGAAAAGATTCATTGAGAAACACAAGAGTACAAAGAAGGCTTtgcttatttttgttttactggGTGCTTGCATGGTGATTTGTGTTGGTGCACTCATGCCTGCCATTTCTG TTCTTTCATCCATTAAAGGCCTGGAAATTGAAGCAAAGATTGCAAACAAAA GTGTGCTGTCTCGTATTTCCTGTGTTCTAGTGATTGGACTCTTTGTTATGCAACACCGTGGCTCCTACAAGGTTGCATTTGTATTTCCTCCCATAATCATTCTATGGTTACTTACTATTTTCATGATTGGCATTTACAATGTCATCAAGTGGAACCCACGAATATATGGGGCTCTTTCTCCGCACTATATTTACAAGTTCTTTAGGCTAACAGGAAAAGGTGGTTGGGTTAATCTTGGAGGAGTATTTCTGTGTGTTACAG GAACTGAAGCTATGTTTGGAGACCTCGGTTACTACAGACAAATACCTTTGAGG GTTGCATTTTATTGTGTCATTTACCCATGTTTAGTTCTTCAATACATGGGGCAGGCTGCTTTTCTTTCCAAGAATTTATCTGCAGTGCATATAAGCTTTTATGCTTCTATTCCAG ATGTTCTATTTTGGCCAGTATTTGTGGTGTCTGCTTTGGCGGCAGTAGTTTCAAGTCAGGCTGTCATTGCTTCAGCATTCTCAACAGTCCAACAATGCCATGCATTTGAATGTTTCCCTCGAGTTAAAGCAGTGCATTCCAGAAGGTGGATCCCTGGTCAGACATATATACCGGAGATAAACTGGATTCTTATGATAATAAGCTTGGCTGTGACAGTTGGTTTAGGAGACATAAACAGAATAGGACATGCTTACG GGATTGCACATCTGATTCTTGTGTTTGTGACCACATGTTTGACATCACTAGCCATCATTCTTGTATGGAATCGAAGTCTTATAATTGCTCTGGCGTTTGCTTTATCCTTTGGTTCGATAGAGATTCTCTTCCTGTCATCATACAGCCTGAAAATCCTTAAAGGTGGCTGGATTCCACTCGTGCTTTCTGCAGTCTTCATGGTTGTAATGTATGCGTGGCATTATGGTTCCAGGAAAAGGTATTTATTTGACACGCATAACAAAGTTTCAACGAGGACCATCCTTGCATTAGGTCCTAGTCTTGGGATTGTTAGAGTTCCTGGAATGGGCCTTATCTACACTGGATTGGCTACTGGAATCCCTGCCAGTTTTACTCATTTTTTGACAAATCTGCCAGCTTTCTACCAAGtggttgtttttgtttgtgttaaGACTGTACCCGTGGCTTGGGTGCCACGTGAGGAACGTTACCTCATCGGTCGAATTGGTCCCAAATCTTACCGGTTGTATCGATGCATTGTCCGAAATGGTTATAAAGATGTGTGCAATGacgaaaatgattttgaaaatgaactGGTGATGAGCATAGCTGAATTCATTCAATTGGAAGCAGAAGGTTGCTCTGGAAAGGCAGAAGGTTCAGCGGATGGACGGATGGCGGTGGTGAGAACATCAGGGAAGTTTGGGACACGATTGCTGATGTCGGAATCTTCTGCTTTTCAGGAAGGCAACAATATTAATCTTCCGGGAGCTTTGACCGTTACTAGCAGTAAATCTCCAATATTGAAGAGGCTGCGGGCCATGTATGAGCGGGAATCGCCTGAACACATCACTAGACGACGAATTCGATTTGAGTTgcaaaatgtaatatattatgACCCACGGGTCAAGGAAGAACTCATGGAACTGGTAGAAGCCAAGTGCACTGGAGCAGCATATGTAATTGGGCATTCTAACGTGAAGGCCAACTGGAACTCATCATTTATAAAGAAGTTTGCTATCGACCTCTACTCTTTTCTCCGGAAAAATTGTCGGGCCCCAGTTGTAGGACTAAACATTCCTTCGATTTCTCTGATTAAGGTAGGAATGAATTACAATGTGTAG